In Clostridium thermosuccinogenes, the genomic stretch GGACTCTGTATTGATTTTTTTAACAAAGTAGACCAACTAATGGGGACAGACTTTTATAAGAAGGTTGCTAATTCAAGAAAGTCTGTTGATTATATGCTGACGCTTATGTGTCAGGTGGTAAGGAATACAGGGTTGGGCCTACTTATTATTGATGAAGTCCAGCATTTGTGCGGTGCAAGAGGCCTTGGTGACGAAAGGATGCTTAACTTTTTTGTAACTCTTGTCAACACTGCTGGAGTGCCCATAATTTTAATCGGGAATCCCAAGGCTATGTCAATTTTACAAAGTGAATTCCGACAAGCCAGGAGAGGTTCGGGCCAGGGGGATATGATATGGGAACGTTTGCAGAATGATGAAAACTTCGAAATACTGCTTAATTCCCTCTGGCAGTACCAGTGGACACGGAAGGAAAGTGTCCTTACAAAGAGCATGCAGGAATTGCTGTATGAAGAATCCCAGGGAATAATCGATATTATCTGTAAAATCATTGTTATGGCGCAAACTGTTGCCATTTCCACAGGAAAAGAGCAGGTCAATGAAAAACTAATACGGCAGGTGGCGAGAGAACATTTCCAATTGGTAAGGCCGATGCTTTTGGCATTGAAGTCTGAAAACATGAGGGAGATTGCTAAATATTCCGATATCTGCACGGCTGAAGTCGATTATGGTAAGTTGGTGAATCAGGAGAAACTGCCAGTAGAAATGCGGATGAGGATAAAGGCAATGAAAGAGCAAAAGGAAAAAAGGGAAAAGGAAAATAAGGCTTCAAAAATGGAGCAGGCTCTTGGCAAGTTAGTGGAACTTGGTATTGAAGTCTCAAAAGCCAGGAAAGCCGTTGAAGCAGTGCTTGAAACAGAAGGTCATAATATAGATGAAGGACAACTCGTTATAAAAGCAATTCAGGTTCTTTCAGGAAACACAACGGAAAAGAAGCCTAAAAAAGTGAAGACTACTCCGAAATCAGAAAATGACTTACGCTATATTGTGGAGGAAGGTAGAAATCAGGGGAAATCGGCATATGATGCGCTAAAGGACAAGGGATATATCAAAGGAGAGAGGAATGACACTTTGTTCAAGGCGGTGTAATTTAAATGATGCATTTTTTTCCAACCCCATATCCTGATGAAATCCTTTATAGTGTATTGGCACGCTATAGTGTTCGCTGTGGGATTACAAGTTATCAAACTATCATGGAGAGCATATTTGGAAAGTGTAGTTCCAGGGCTGTAATGGAAATGCCTTTTAATTTGAATTCGCTGGTATCTAACCTACCTGTGAATTGTCCTTATACTGCTGATGATTTGATTTATAATCATACTCTGTACCCATTCTTTACTGCATTTCTTCCAAAAGAACGGGCAGAAGAAGTAAAACAATTAATGCTGTCTGAAGGTGGAAGCAAAATTTATGGTAAAGCAGGTATTATCGGCAGTAGGATTCCACTAAACCAATATTTAAGATTTTGTCCCAAATGCTTCGAAGAAGAGCAGAAATTGTATGGTGAAGGATATTGGCACAGGTTGCATCAGATACCCTTTGTAATGGTGTGTCCTATACATAAAGCGATTCTTCATAATAGTACTGTTTTAGTGCGGGGTCATAATCCACAAGCCTATGTACCTGCTGACGCTGATAACTGCATTAATAATGAATTACTTTATTTCAAACCTGAAACGATAGAGAAGTTTGTACTCATTGCTCAAGATGCAAGATTATTGCTTGAGAACCGGTATCCATATAAGCCGTTTAAATGGTTTGCCAAACAGTATTTAGAACGGTTTAAGGAATTAGGATATGCTAATGTAAATGGTAAAGTGTATTGGGAACAAGTAAAAAGGGATTTTATAAATTTCTACGGACTTGAGTTTCTGAATGCTGTCTATTCAAATGTATGGGATAAGGAACAGGGAAGGTGGCTGAAGGAAGTTACGCACAGCGATGCGAAGGCAGTGTATCCAATTCGGCACCTGATGCTGGCAAGATTTTTAGGAATAGGAGTAGAAGAACTTTTTATAAAAGAGTTAAATTACAGACCTTTCGGAGAAGGACCTTGGGTATGTCTTAATCCTGCTGCTGACCACTTTCTTGAACCTGTAATAAAAGACGTAGAAATAAAGTATAGGCGTAGAAATAAGAACACTAATGGTTTTTTCAGATGTCCCTGCGGATATGAATATATGGAAACAGTTACAAGAGAACAAGGAGAAAGGGGTAAGGGGCGGCGCAGATTTGTCAGGGTTGTAGAGTATGGACATGTATGGAAGGCTAAGGCTCATGAATTGCATGAAAGTGGAGTAAGTATTCAGGAAATTGCAGTAAGACTTAATGCAGATATTAGTACTGTAAGAAAGTATATTTCTGAAAAAAGACAGGAAAAAAGCAAAAAGTTAGTAGAACGTAATAGTGTTGCTTCTGCGGAGTTTGAAGTAAAAAGACAGTATCACAGGGAAAAGTGGCTTCAGATAGTCAGGGAAAATCCAGACAAAGGCAGACTTGAATTACGGAGGCTGGGTAAATATACCTGTACCTGGTTATGCAGGAATGATAGGGAGTGGTGGGAGAAAAATACTCCTGCAAAGAAATACGTTCAGGCTTACAGTAATGTTGATTGGGAAATTAGGGACAAGGAAATCTTACAGCATGTTAAGCAAACTGTTCAGGAAATATTAGAAAGTGATGAAAAACCTCAGAGAATCAGCCTGCGGTTGATTAAAACTAAGTCAGGACTTAAGAGTTTCGATTTGCAACTAGATAAATTACCACTAACCAAGTCATTCATCAATTCTGTTATAGAGGCTCCTATGGAATTGCACAAGAGGCGTATACAATGGGCAATTGATAAACTTAATGAAGAAGGCAAGGCATTGACTGTTACTAATATTACTGCCATGACAGGTGTAGGTAATAGATATAGGAAGCAGGTTGTGGAAGAGATTAAGAGGGTGTTAGGGGAGTTGGGTGAAAGGTAGTAAGGTGTAAGAAAGTAGGTGCTTTTGCTGGTTATATAGTGTAAAATAAAGGTAAATAGTACAGATTAGTAGAATATTGTGAAGTAAGAAATTTAGAAATAAGAAATTTATATGATTGGCAGATAAGCAGGAATTTCTTTGTGAAATTGAAAGGAGTTTTGAAATTGAAATGTGCATATTGCGGAAAAGAAGCAAAAGGAACTAAAGAACATATTATTTCACGTGCAATTCTTAATTTATTTCCAGAATGCTATTTAACATTTGATGGTGCAAGACATGTGATTCACGAGGCAGACCCGGTGGTCAAAGATGTTTGTGAAGATTGCAATAAAAATAGAATCTCTTATATTGATAACTATGCAAAAGAATTTATTAGCCGATATTTTACGAGAAAATACAACGAAAATGATATAGTTGAAATCGAATATGATTATGTGATGATTCAAAAAATGCTGTTAAAATATGCATTTAATGATATGCGGTCTCATAAAGAAGATTGCTCATTTTATGACAAAGAAATGCTTTATTACCTTATGAACGCATGCGATAATGTCCCGAAGGAAAATGTGACAGTACTATGTGGATTGGCGATTAATGTGTCTCCTATGCCTGATGCAATGTTTGGAAATCTGAAATTGCGATGGTGCAAAGACCCCTTCTTTTATTCAAATAGTACAATAAGAAATATTGATTATGAAACGGGTCAGGTTTTTCTTAATGAAACTGTAGAAAAGGAGGAATTTCCTGATTTGAAATTTTCATATTTGTTTAGGTTTAATAGTGTACAGTTTTTGTTGTTGTGCTGGAATAAAAATTCGGAGAAAATCGAACAGAATAAGGTTGTTTTAAAGTGCCAATATCCATATTACTTAATGAATGCTAATGATAAAAAAGCAGTTATACCGCTATGTACAGATGAGTTAAATTATCATAAATTTGAACATATACATGTACGCTGGGATGGACTGTTTGAA encodes the following:
- a CDS encoding ATP-binding protein — encoded protein: MGKVIIPNGAEGEEAVYREQVIREYGGNPFIEALPPIYAPEEVVEKLAVYPPYSEEERNLDAHYRIHLTQKLFQCFQPLPQHLDLESRISRVIRQGYLPRNPISKEYVISLKDGYRAVQNCDINANQQFRTTACGFTIIGVSGMGKSVSINRVLSMYPQVIVHSRYKEQGFSFYQLVWLKLDTPFDGSVKGLCIDFFNKVDQLMGTDFYKKVANSRKSVDYMLTLMCQVVRNTGLGLLIIDEVQHLCGARGLGDERMLNFFVTLVNTAGVPIILIGNPKAMSILQSEFRQARRGSGQGDMIWERLQNDENFEILLNSLWQYQWTRKESVLTKSMQELLYEESQGIIDIICKIIVMAQTVAISTGKEQVNEKLIRQVAREHFQLVRPMLLALKSENMREIAKYSDICTAEVDYGKLVNQEKLPVEMRMRIKAMKEQKEKREKENKASKMEQALGKLVELGIEVSKARKAVEAVLETEGHNIDEGQLVIKAIQVLSGNTTEKKPKKVKTTPKSENDLRYIVEEGRNQGKSAYDALKDKGYIKGERNDTLFKAV
- a CDS encoding TnsD family transposase; amino-acid sequence: MHFFPTPYPDEILYSVLARYSVRCGITSYQTIMESIFGKCSSRAVMEMPFNLNSLVSNLPVNCPYTADDLIYNHTLYPFFTAFLPKERAEEVKQLMLSEGGSKIYGKAGIIGSRIPLNQYLRFCPKCFEEEQKLYGEGYWHRLHQIPFVMVCPIHKAILHNSTVLVRGHNPQAYVPADADNCINNELLYFKPETIEKFVLIAQDARLLLENRYPYKPFKWFAKQYLERFKELGYANVNGKVYWEQVKRDFINFYGLEFLNAVYSNVWDKEQGRWLKEVTHSDAKAVYPIRHLMLARFLGIGVEELFIKELNYRPFGEGPWVCLNPAADHFLEPVIKDVEIKYRRRNKNTNGFFRCPCGYEYMETVTREQGERGKGRRRFVRVVEYGHVWKAKAHELHESGVSIQEIAVRLNADISTVRKYISEKRQEKSKKLVERNSVASAEFEVKRQYHREKWLQIVRENPDKGRLELRRLGKYTCTWLCRNDREWWEKNTPAKKYVQAYSNVDWEIRDKEILQHVKQTVQEILESDEKPQRISLRLIKTKSGLKSFDLQLDKLPLTKSFINSVIEAPMELHKRRIQWAIDKLNEEGKALTVTNITAMTGVGNRYRKQVVEEIKRVLGELGER